A genomic stretch from Pseudomonadota bacterium includes:
- a CDS encoding GIY-YIG nuclease family protein translates to MDNWLVYLLKCSDSTLYCGVTNNLEKRLNAHKSGKGSKYVRAHLPFSLVATSSMMSKSEAMRLEYIVKQVPKENKIEMVTHNRT, encoded by the coding sequence ATGGATAACTGGCTTGTATATCTCCTGAAATGCAGCGACAGTACACTATACTGTGGCGTAACTAATAATCTTGAAAAGAGGCTTAACGCCCATAAGTCCGGAAAAGGGAGTAAATACGTAAGGGCACATTTACCTTTCAGCCTTGTGGCAACATCATCTATGATGAGTAAATCTGAGGCAATGAGATTGGAATATATCGTTAAGCAAGTGCCGAAGGAGAATAAAATTGAAATGGTCACTCATAACCGCACCTAA
- a CDS encoding YheU family protein, with protein sequence MSIHIIPINKLSSEALQGVIEEFVSRDGTDYGEKEASPETKFMQVKSKLEKGLAVLVFDDKTETTNIFLADNPILKKIKI encoded by the coding sequence ATGTCGATCCATATAATTCCAATAAATAAATTAAGCTCTGAAGCCTTACAAGGTGTTATTGAAGAATTTGTTTCAAGAGACGGCACTGATTACGGTGAGAAAGAAGCTTCTCCTGAAACAAAATTCATGCAGGTAAAAAGTAAACTTGAAAAGGGATTAGCAGTTCTTGTTTTTGATGACAAGACTGAGACTACCAATATATTTTTGGCAGATAACCCGATTTTGAAAAAGATTAAGATATGA